Proteins from a genomic interval of Colletotrichum higginsianum IMI 349063 chromosome 6, whole genome shotgun sequence:
- a CDS encoding Beta-ketoacyl synthase domain-containing protein, with the protein MAISSPPNKPPLTLFLFGDQTYTVPKRDLQLLLDDEAFRSTSPTLSSPLSLFTRRCETALQRDLAQILDPAEADHLWPSGTLVLADLLSQWRLRSDGSSSSSPHHRRCLPLDMALLVAYQILMFMRHVGSSPFSPPSTRAYADRDATVVGACTGALAGAAVACSTGLAELVPLGVEAVRVAFRAGLVVERSAREAAPGTGTEQPWSVAVSAAEERTLQGVRAFLERFVGENKDKTNNSNRSSSSSSSSSSSSSSNGWRQTNGGRDNTKKEKRGLPCWVSAWAPSSVTVSGPPEELAELAESDGLAVPGVRMVPMPIFGPFHSPSVHTEEDVTGVLASLYMNPGLASTPACLKVMSASTGKPPPHRDEAGDFGSLTRAAVEDMLLRPLRWDLVLQKLCEHVETDEHGTAQLEVVPIASSAEPSIDAALARAQKGTRRRGPMTGRPRTLKRQGVESTTIHRVVAETDLMVGDGLYLVTEADLARPDLKEAVQGHMVEGKPLCTPSIYADIAMTLGNYLVKKLRSDGNKHGKAHDAKHDMQDCLVTVSDLGVSKALVAGDNGPGSQLLQCHAQADWSSRSARCKFTVVGGSSGKPQQHAECTIRITDTSTRALLAQHASGESHRINVSSLRARAGTTQISGSMAYRLVSPLADFHRNHRLVQSLVLDPRTHEIAALVSFPAGLAGVGDFTAHPAVIDAFTQPAGFCLNLDDATDLAHTVYINHGWDDMLLFEPVDMEHVYTVYVRMQQVGRTRKWAGDIIVLREEDNTVVAAFLQYSVNAFPRRVFSSLLGQETRTTRMKTGATAAAAAVSAMPPPWSPLQTPKPRMTLSIDTKGGVFPPSPVSPEDPGSKGPPSASSSSAALRTNITAGVDGADGDDEHDTEDTQDTPDTLDAFDGPLTTIPIPPCKSVVLQGFPKTARTLLFLLPDGAGTAASYASLPPVGRDVCVIGLDCPFLRGDTDAMARVPLDRLLAEGYLPEILRRQPPSSSSSSSSSHKGYVLGGWSAGGSLAFRAAQMLAERGCRVAGLVLIDAPVPLNGMDRLPRHFYEYCQRLGIFGGWEGGKGNGGHVGGEAPAWLIPHFEGTIGVLERYCATPLVMPPGQKKLRVDVIWAGESVVDRPGAPPLPPHPDDTEGMKFLTVQRKGFGPNGWAELLPGADIVCHKVEGAHHFALMRKPFVSQLASFLAEGLKVVQETGAI; encoded by the exons ATGGCCATCTCTTCCCCGCCCAACAAGCCGCCGCTCACGCTGTTCCTCTTCGGCGACCAAACCTATACCGTCCCCAAACGCGACCTCCAGCTTctgctggacgacgaggccttCCGCTCCACGTCCCCTACCCTCTCGTCCCCTCTGTCCCTCTTCACCCGCCGCTGCGAGACCGCCCTCCAGCGCGATCTGGCCCAGATCCTCGAccccgccgaggccgaccaCCTCTGGCCCTCGGGCACCCTCGTCCTGGCCGACCTCCTCTCGCAATGGCGCCTACGCAGCGacggctcctcctcctctagTCCGCACCATCGCCGCTGTCTGCCGCTGGATATGGCGCTGCTGGTAGCCTACCAGATACTGATGTTCATGCGGCACGTCGGCTCATCTCCATTTTCTCCTCCCTCGACCAGAGCCTACGCGGATCGGGACGCCACCGTCGTGGGCGCCTGCACCGGCGCGCTGGCCGGTGCCGCGGTGGCCTGCAGCACCGGCCTGGCGGAGCTGGTTccgctgggcgtcgaggccgtccgggTGGCCTTCCGGGCGGGCCTGGTCGTGGAGCGGTCGGCCCGAGAGGCCGCGCCGGGGACGGGCACGGAGCAGCCCTGGAGCGTTGCcgtgtcggcggcggaggagcgGACGCTGCAAGGAGTGAGAGCTTTTCTGGAGCGGTTCGTGGGCGAGAATAAGGACAAGAcgaacaacagcaacaggagcagcagcagcagcagcagcagcagcagcagcagcagcagcaacggctGGAGGCAGACCAACGGCGGTAGAGACAACacgaagaaggagaaaaggggCCTGCCTTGCTGGGTGAGCGCGTGGGCGCCAAGCTCGGTCACGGTGTCGGGGCCGCCGGAGGAGCTGGCGGAGCTGGCCGAGTCGGACGGGCTGGCGGTGCCGGGGGTCCGGATGGTGCCGATGCCGATATTCGGGCCGTTCCACAGCCCGTCGGTCCACACGGAAGAGGACGTCACCGGCGTGTTGGCATCCCTGTACATGAACCCGGGGTTGGCGAGCACGCCGGCCTGCCTGAAGGtgatgtcggcctcgacgggcaagccgccgccgcaccgggacgaggccggcgactTCGGCTCGCTGacgcgcgccgccgtcgaggacatgCTTCTGCGGCCGCTCCGCTGGGACCTCGTGCTGCAGAAGCTGTGCGAGCAcgtcgagacggacgagcACGGCACCGCGCAGCTGGAGGTCGTCCCGAtcgcgtcgtcggcggagcCGTCCATCGATGCCGCGCTGGCCAGGGCGCAGAAGGGCACACGCAGGCGCGGGCCGATGACGGGGAGACCGCGCACGCTCAAGAGGCAGGGCGTCGAGAGCACAACGATCCACCGCGTCGTGGCGGAGACCGACCTGATGGTGGGAGATGGGCTGTACCTCGTGACGGAGGCGGATCTGGCGAGGCCGGATCTTAAAGAGGCGGTCCAGGGGCACATGGTCGAGGGGAAGCCTCTGTGTACGCCG TCCATCTATGCTGACATCGCCATGACGCTCGGGAATTATCTCGTCAAGAAGCTGCGGTCCGACGGTAATAAGCACGGCAAGGCTCATGATGCCAAGCATGACATGCAAGACTGCCTCGTCACCGTCTCGGACCTGGGCGTTAGCAAGGCCTtggtcgccggcgacaacGGACCGGGGTCACAGCTGTTGCAATGTCATGCCCAAGCCGACTGGTCCAGCCGTTCTGCTCGGTGCAAGttcaccgtcgtcggcggt TCCTCCGGCAAGCCCCAGCAGCACGCCGAGTGCACCATCCGCATCACCGACACCTCGACgcgcgccctcctcgcccagcaCGCTTCCGGCGAGTCCCACCGCATCAACGTGTCCTCGCTGCGTGCCCGCGCCGGCACGACGCAGATCTCGGGCAGCATGGCCTACCGGCTGGTGTCCCCGCTGGCCGACTTCCACCGCAACCACCGGCTGGTGCAGTCGCTCGTGCTGGACCCGCGCACGCAcgagatcgccgccctcgtcagcttccccgccggcctcgccggcgtcggcgacttTACGGCGCACCcggccgtcatcgacgcctTCACCCAGCCGGCCGGCTTCTgcctcaacctcgacgacgccaccGACCTCGCCCACACCGTCTACATCAACCACGGCTGGGACGACATGTTGCTGTTCGAGCCCGTCGACATGGAGCACGTGTACACCGTCTACGTGCGCATGCAGCAGGTCGGCCGCACGCGCAAGTGGGCGGGCGACATCATCGTGCTGCGCGAGGAGGACAacaccgtcgtcgcggcGTTCCTGCAGTACTCGGTCAACGCGTTCCCGCGCCGCGTGTTTAGCAGTCTCTTGGGTCAGGAGACCAGGACGACCAGGATGAAGAcgggggcgacggcggcggcggcggcggtatcGGCCATGCCACCGCCGTGGAGCCCGTTGCagacgccgaagccgcggATGACGCTGAGCATCGACACCAAGGGCGGCGTCTTCCCGCCGAGCCCCGTGTCACCGGAGGATCCGGGCAGCAAAGGGCCGCCGTCagcatcttcttcctcggcggcacTGAGAACTAACATCACCGCCGGGGTTGACGGGGCCGACGGGGACGATGAGCACGACACCGAGGACACCCAGGATACTCCCGACACCCTCGACGCCTTCGACGGACCGCTCACTACCATCCCCATCCCACCCTGCAAGTCCGTCGTCCTCCAGGGCTTCCCCAAGACCGCCCGCACGctgctcttcctcctgcccgACGGagccggcaccgccgcctcgtACGCCTCTCTGCCGCCCGTCGGCCGCGACGTCTGcgtcatcggcctcgactGCCCGTTCCTCCGCGGCGACACGGACGCCATGGCCCGCGTGCCGCTCGACCGTCTGCTGGCCGAGGGATACCTGCCCGAGATCCTCCGGCGGCagccgccttcttcttcgtcttcttcgtcttcttctcacAAGGGATACGTGCTCGGCGGCTGGTCCGCCGGCGGGTCGCTCGCGTTCCGGGCCGCGCAGATGCTGGCCGAGAGGGGGTGCCGGGTCGCCGGCCTGGTGCTGATCGACGCGCCGGTGCCGCTCAACGGCATGGACAGGCTGCCGAGGCACTTTTACGAGTACTGTCAGCGCCTGGGCATCTTTGGCgggtgggaaggggggaaggggaacgGTGGTcacgtcggcggcgaagcaCCGGCCTGGTTGATACCGCATTTCGAGGGCACGATCGGCGTGCTGGAGAGGTACTGCGCCACGCCGCTGGTGATGCCGCCGGGGCAGAAGAAGCTGAGGGTGGACGTCATCTGGGCCGGCGAGAGCGTCGTGGACCGGccgggggcgccgccgctgccgccgcatCCGGACGACACCGAGGGGATGAAGTTCCTGACGGTGCAGAGGAAGGGCTTTGGGCCCAACGGGTGGGCCGAGTTGCTGCCGGGGGCCGACATTGTGTGCCATAAAGTCGAGGGGGCGCATCACTTTGCGTTGATG AGAAAACCGTTTGTATCGCAACTGGCATCGTTTTTGGCAGAGGGTCTGAAAGTTGTGCAAGAGACCGGTGCTATCTAG
- a CDS encoding FAD binding domain-containing protein, translated as MTPPTPPGPRVLIAGGSITGLSLALMLEQAGIDFLVLEGGPTIAPQVGAGLAFFPGGARILDQLGLFERLLSISSVFDPMYDWRPDGTQNVCVRGVSPFFDQTLGYPVLFLDRQQAVQMFYEAIRQKGKIVTDARVAHVHESSTSVTVTTTLGQSFTGTLLVGCDGVKSAVRSEMWRLGNASDPAYFGSGGPSEVRCKWRTLFGIAAVDDVPRSANITMNQDFACALMSRGHYAYLVLHEALPRTLVGDEIRPYGADAVDEVARRHWHDPIREGVTFADVYGKLTRKVLVPIQEYVLQKWHFGRVLLLGDAVHKTHPSTGQGAMLCLEDNVVFTNLLLRRLKASSSSSLSSSSPPSQQQPQPLTRADCDALFAETQRRRAKRAKAVSQESFLVVGLYAWRNPLFRLMSRYVLPLIMPDFILGVFMETTRPAPSLDHEYARAAMAGKKRDALVGFDDEDPEPKVPLAARALRSITCLLLVMVLVHAVSVLPSVLPSDGVLRIPGGPQSAVDTTALGIMAVVLVEGWRRCNIVSPVRFPWIWALLMDLYGVRVVGPLYLLVDILHGASQGRMRYAVTGHGVFISASKTMVPMLLVFGLAPAMVAWLGSGVGGMLPWSVFSNLFALPATLTAVGLSLYGFFSTDSDAVLGTRYRKHLRPGLACASVVLALLHLGARFGGLADAGLVARPVGYLHLPVLMWQLDVVADVTLWCDVKSWSLSGVLVLLGHGLVGPGASSVALWLWRDVMLNGRPSGVRVRVVKT; from the exons ATGACGCCACCGACTCCCCCGGGCCCGCgcgtcctcatcgccggcggcagcatcacCGGCCTGTCCCTCGCCCTCATgctcgagcaggccggcatCGACTTTCTCgtgctcgagggcggcccGACCATCGCGCCCcaggtcggcgccggcctggccttcttccccggcggcgcccgcATCCTCGACCAGCTGGGCCTGTTCGAGCGCCTGCTGTCCATCTCGTCCGTCTTCGACCCCATGTACGACTGGCGGCCCGACGGCACCCAGAACGTCTGCGTCCGCGGCGTCTCGCCCTTCTTCGACCAGACGCTCGGCTACCCCGTGTTGTTCCTCGACAGGCAGCAGGCGGTCCAGATGTTTTACGAGGCCATCAGGCAAAAGGGGAAGATTGTTACCG ACGCCCGCGTCGCACACGTTCACGAGTCCTCGACCTCCGTgaccgtcaccaccaccctgGGCCAGTCCTTCACCGGcaccctcctcgtcggctgCGACGGCGTCAAGTCCGCCGTCCGGTCCGAGATGTGGCGCCTCGGCAACGCCTCCGACCCGGCCTACTTCGGCTCCGGCGGGCCCTCCGAGGTCCGCTGCAAGTGGCGCACCCTgttcggcatcgccgccgtcgacgacgtgccCCGCAGCGCCAACATCACCATGAACCAGGACTTCGCCTGCGCCCTCATGTCGCGCGGGCACTACGCCTACCTCGTGCTGCACGAGGCCCTGCCGAGgacgctcgtcggcgacgagattCGGCCgtacggcgccgacgccgtcgacgaggtggccAGGCGGCACTGGCACGACCCCATCCGGGAGGGCGTCACCTTCGCCGACGTCTACGGCAAGCTGACGCGCAAGGTGCTGGTGCCCATCCAGGAGTACGTCCTGCAGAAGTGGCACTTTGGccgcgtcctgctgctcggcgacgccgtccacAAGACGCACCCGTCCACCGGCCAGGGCGCCATGCTCTGTCTCGAGGACAACGTCGTCTTTACGAACCTGCTCCTCCGCCGGCTCAaggcgtcatcgtcgtcgtcgttgtcgtcgtcgtccccgccgtcccagcagcagccgcagccccTCACCCGCGCCGACTGCGAcgccctcttcgccgagacgcagcgccgccgcgccaAGCGGGCCAAGGCCGTCTCGCAGGAgtccttcctcgtcgtcggcctgtACGCCTGGCGCAACCCGCTGTTCCGGCTCATGTCGCGCTACGTCCTGCCACTGATCATGCCGGACTtcatcctcggcgtcttcatggagacgacgcggccggcgccgagcctGGACCACGAGTATGCGCGTGCCGCGATGGCGGGGAAGAAGCGGGATGCGCTGGTGGGCTTTGATGACGAGGATCCGGAGCCCAAGGTGccgctggcggcgagggcgctgCGGAGCATCACCTGCTTGTTGCTCGTTATGGTCCTTGTCCACGCCGTCTCGGTACTTCCGTCGGTGCTTCCGTCGGACGGCGTCTTGAGGATTCCTGGCGGTCCGCAGTCGGCCGTGGATACGACGGCCTTGGGGATCATGGCGGTTGTCCTGGTCGAGGGCTGGCGCCGCTGCAACATCGTCTCGCCGGTCCGGTTCCCCTGGATCTGGGCTCTCTTGATGGACCTCTATGGCGTCCGCGTCGTTGGCCCGCTCTACCTGTTGGTGGACATCCTGCACGGCGCATCCCAGGGCCGCATGCGCTATGCGGTTACCGGCCACGGGGTCTTCATCTCGGCTTCCAAGACCATGGTTCCCATGTTGTTGGTCTTCGGCCTGGCTCCGGCAATGGTCGCATGGCTGGGATCCGGTGTCGGGGGGATGCTTCCGTggtccgtcttctccaaccTGTTTGCCCTCCCGGCCACACTGACAGCCGTCGGTCTGTCACTTTACGGGTTCTTCAGCACCGACTCGGACGCTGTCCTCGGCACCAGGTACCGCAAGCACCTGCGTCCCGGGCTTGCCTGCGCGTCGGTGGTCTTGGCGCTGCTTCACCTGGGTGCTCGCTTCGGCGGtcttgccgacgccgggcTTGTTGCGAGACCCGTCGGCTACTTGCATCTGCCTGTTCTCATGTGGCAGCTCGACGTGGTTGCCGACGTTACCCTGTGGTGCGACGTCAAGTCCTGGTCTCTCTCAGGGGTTCTCGTGCTCCTGGGGCACGGTCTGGTTGGGCCTGGCGCCTCGTCGGTTGCGCTGTGGTTGTGGAGGGATGTCATGCTAAACGGGCGTCCGTCTggggttagggttagggttgTTAAGACTTGA
- a CDS encoding O-methyltransferase: MTSAAKPSTANMTFATKPSIAENGINGVAALSVKQIISALDGVTLDTCDGSEEARYQLLEASRRLIARLETPFERMWYHTWVAFNNLAIFRIMTDLGLWEGWRAAGSEEASLDELLGYCKRDCDKSLFRRLLRHLTADHMLQETGVDRYKPTRLTIELGDSSTPTAAAVRGAIDHQIPSTTHFPSFLASTDYAEPRDHDATNYVSLDPDNLGLFARCQATPSKQESFITCMQGVAAMKTPWTRIYDTRELLTGRKQGTPLVVDVGGGHGRDLARVLESYPDPEEGDLVLQDLPEVIRIAKPDEKGRIKCMEHDFFEKQPVTGARAYYMHTVLHDWDDERCRQILRSTAGAMTPGYSKLLLHETMMPARGANWYHAMVDVCIMHLVSAAERTEEQWRALLASEGFRIVKIWHSNPSVECVIEAELAE, from the exons ATGACTTCTGCCGCCAAACCTTCTACCGCGAACATGACCTTCGCCACCAAACCCTCCATCGCCGAGAACGGCATAAACGGCGTGGCCGCGCTGTCCGTCAAGCAAATCATCTCGGCCCTCGACGGTGTCACACTCGACACCTgcgacggcagcgaggaGGCGCGTTACCAGCTCCTTGAGGCGTCTCGGCGCCTGATCGCCCGGCTCGAGACGCCGTTCGAGCGCATGTGGTACCACACCTGGGTGGCCTTCAACAACCTGGCCATCTTCCGCATCATGACGGATCTCGGGCTGTGGGAGGGGTGGCGGGCCGCGGGAAGCGAGGAAGCGTCGCTGGACGAGCTTCTGGGGTATTGCAAGCGGGATTGCGATAAGAGCCTCTTCC GCCGACTGCTCCGCCATCTCACGGCCGACCACATGCTCCAAGAGACCGGCGTGGACCGGTACAAGCCCACGCGCTTGACCATCGAGCTGGGCGACTCCTCCACGCCCACTGCGGCAGCCGTCCGCGGAGC GATCGATCACCAAATCCCCTCCACTACACACTTCCCCTCGTTCCTCGCCTCCACCGACTACGCCGAGCCACGGGACCACGACGCCACCAACTACGTCTCCCTCGACCCGGACAACCTCGGCCTGTTCGCGCGGTGCCAGGCCACCCCGTCCAAGCAGGAGTCCTTCATCACCTGCATGCAGGGCGTGGCGGCCATGAAGACGCCGTGGACGCGCATCTACGACACGCGCGAGCTGCTGACGGGGCGGAAACAGGGGACCCCGCTGGTCGTGGACGTGGGCGGAGGGCATGGGCGGGATCTGGCACGGGTGCTGGAGTCCTATCCGGACCCGGAGGAGGGGGACCTTGTGCTGCAGGATCTGCCCGAGGTGATCCGGATCGCGAAGCCGGACGAGAAGGGGAGGATCAAGTGCATGGAGCATGACTTCTTTGAGAAGCAGCCCGTGACGG GTGCGCGCGCCTACTACATGCACACCGTGCTGCACGACTGGGACGACGAGCGGTGCCGGCAGATCCTGCGCAGCACGGCGGGCGCCATGACGCCGGGCTACtcgaagctgctgctgcacgaGACCATGATGCCGGCCCGCGGCGCCAACTGGTACCACGCCATGGTCGACGTGTGCATCATGCACCTGGTGTCAGCGGCGGAGCGGACGGAGGAGCAGTGGCGGGCGCTGCTGGCGTCGGAGGGGTTCCGCATCGTCAAGATCTGGCACTCGAACCCGAGCGTCGAGTGCGTCATTGAGGCCGAGTTGGCCGAGTAa
- a CDS encoding Tetrahydroxynaphthalene reductase, producing MAQNGNESSTPVVDYDQIPGPLGLEAASLAGKVALVTGAGRGIGREIALELGRRGASVVVNFANSASHAAEVVAMLHAMPTKAVAIQADVSSVPEITRLFAEARAAFGRGLDIVVSNSGVISFGHMSEVTPEEFDRVFQVNVRGQFFVAQEAYKNLEHGGRLIMMGSIAAQAKGVRRHAIYNSSKAAIEGLVRGMAVDCADKKITVNCVAPGGIKSDMYRDNARKYIPGGEKLTDAQVDEAVASMSPLHRVGLPIDVARVVCFLASHDGGWINGKVIGIDGGAPL from the exons ATGGCTCAGAACGGAAACGAATCTTCCACCCCTGTGGTGGACTACGACCAGATCCCCGGTCCTCTGGGCCTGGAAGCTGCGTCACTAGCGGGCAAAGTCGCCCTAGTGACTGGAGCCG GCCGCGGCATCGGCCGCGAAATCgcgctcgagctcggccgccgcggcgcctccgtcgtcgtcaacttCGCCAACTCGGCCTCGCACGCCGCCGAAGTCGTCGCCATGCTGCACGCCATGCCgaccaaggccgtcgccatccAGGCCGACGTGTCCTCCGTGCCGGAGATCACGCGCTTGTTCGCCGAGGCCCGGGCTGCCTTCGGTCGCGGGCTCGACATTGTCGTGTCCAACAGCGGGGTCATCTCGTTCGGGCACATGTCCGAGGTCACCCCCGAGGAGTTCGACCGAGTGTTCCAGGTCAACGTGCGCGGCCAGTTCTTTGTCGCGCAGGAGGCGTACAAGAATCTGGAACACGGGGGCCGGTTGATCATGATGGGGAGCATTGCGGCGCAAGCCAAGGGGGTGAGGAGGCATGCCATCTATAACTCGAGTAAGGCGGCAATCGAAGGGTTGGTGAGAGGGATGGCGGTCG ACTGCGCCGACAAGAAGATCACGGTGAACTGTGTCGCGCCCGGCGGCATCAAGAGCGACATGTATCGCGATAACGCCCGGAAGTACATTCCTGGAGGCGAGAAGTTGACCGACgcccaggtcgacgaggctgTGGCGTCCATGTCGCCGCTTCATCGGGTTGGCCTGCCGATTGACGTGGCTCGCGTGGTTTGCTTCCTGGCAAGCCATGACGGGGGATGGATCAACGGGAAGGTCATTGGCATAGATGGCGGTGCGCCGCTGTAG
- a CDS encoding Cupin domain-containing protein: protein MSAPDSSAAFATPQNQPIVVRARDDPVEVLNFGPITGRILEDGSRTENRLATIHFTLAPSATGPPALWHEMHDETILVLSGTLRFRLAGGRTLDCVKGDYVVFPPRTPATFENPSGEEEAVFVNTFTPAYYVGYFRLLAKLAAEGVEMTPRVYEMAMARYATVAAQGI from the exons ATGTCTGCTCCAGACTCGTCAGCCGCTTTTGCCACGCCGCAGAACCAGCCTATCGTAGTCCGTGCCCGCGACGACCCAGTAGAGGTGCTGAACTTCGGGCCCATCACAGGGCGGATCCTAGAAGATGGCTCCCGCACTG AAAACCGTCTCGCCACTATCCACTTCACGCTCGCCCCCTCCGCCACGGGACCGCCGGCCCTGTGGCACGAGATGCATGACGAGACCATCCTGGTGCTTTCCGGGACGTTGCGATTTCGTCTCGCGGGCGGACGCACGTTGGATTGTGTAAAGGGGGACTACGTTGTCTTCCCGCCGCGGACACCCGCGACGTTTGAGAATCCGAgcggggaggaagaggccgtcttcgtcaaCACGTTCACGCCGGCGTACTATGTCGGGTATTTCCGGCTGCTGGCGaagctggcggcggagggtGTCGAGATGACGCCGAGAGTGTAcgagatggcgatggcgaggtaTGCGACGGTCGCGGCGCAGGGGATTTGA